In Paractinoplanes brasiliensis, the following proteins share a genomic window:
- a CDS encoding glycosyltransferase: MTIRYGFLSTHPPTRCGLATFNSALVAHLGTPDCPGGVVRVAAKGDDPVPAPGVVHTWRATTPVGWRDTAEVLNTFDVAVIQHEYGIYPGRDGGEVLSVLHRLTVPSIVVLHTVLTHPTESQRSLLEGIVAAAGAVVTITRAAYDRLLAGYAVDPAKISVIPHGASGYADAVAPRRAEPHLLTWGLLGPGKGIEWALRGLALLRDVEPEPVYTVAGRTHPKVVELHGEAYRASLHRLGATLGIAHRVRYAPDYLDDAALGALVRSADVVVLPYDSTEQVTSGVLVEAVAARIPVVATPFPHAVELLTDGPGLLVPHKKPVALAAAIRRIITKPALAATLLERNGHAGSTLRWPAVAQRYHDLATTLVAAARPAVAAGP, encoded by the coding sequence ATGACGATCAGGTACGGATTCCTCAGCACTCACCCACCCACCCGCTGCGGCCTGGCAACGTTCAACTCCGCACTCGTCGCGCATCTGGGCACGCCCGACTGCCCAGGCGGCGTCGTGCGCGTGGCGGCGAAGGGCGACGACCCGGTACCCGCGCCCGGGGTGGTGCACACCTGGAGGGCGACGACACCGGTCGGCTGGCGTGACACCGCCGAGGTGCTCAACACTTTCGACGTCGCCGTCATCCAGCACGAGTACGGCATCTACCCCGGCCGCGACGGCGGAGAAGTCTTGTCCGTGCTGCACCGGCTCACCGTGCCGAGCATCGTCGTTCTGCACACTGTGCTGACCCACCCCACCGAAAGTCAGAGGTCACTGCTCGAGGGGATTGTGGCTGCCGCCGGCGCGGTCGTCACCATCACCCGGGCCGCGTACGACCGGTTGCTTGCCGGCTATGCCGTCGACCCCGCGAAGATCTCCGTGATCCCGCACGGCGCCTCCGGCTACGCCGACGCCGTGGCACCTCGGCGTGCCGAGCCGCACCTGCTCACCTGGGGTCTGCTCGGACCCGGCAAGGGCATCGAGTGGGCGCTACGCGGCCTGGCACTGCTGCGGGACGTCGAGCCGGAGCCCGTCTACACGGTGGCCGGCCGGACCCACCCCAAGGTTGTTGAGCTGCACGGCGAAGCGTACCGGGCGAGTTTGCACCGGCTCGGGGCAACCCTCGGCATCGCGCACCGGGTGCGTTACGCGCCGGACTACCTCGACGACGCGGCGCTCGGGGCACTCGTGCGCTCCGCCGATGTCGTGGTGCTTCCCTACGACTCCACCGAGCAGGTCACCTCAGGCGTCCTGGTCGAGGCGGTGGCGGCCCGGATCCCGGTCGTCGCGACCCCGTTCCCGCACGCTGTGGAACTGCTCACCGACGGGCCCGGTCTGCTCGTGCCGCACAAGAAGCCGGTTGCCCTGGCCGCCGCGATCCGCCGAATCATCACCAAGCCCGCGCTGGCCGCGACTCTGCTCGAACGCAACGGCCACGCCGGGTCGACGCTGCGCTGGCCGGCCGTCGCGCAGCGATACCACGACCTGGCGACGACGCTGGTCGCCGCCGCCCGGCCGGCCGTCGCGGCCGGCCCGTGA
- a CDS encoding glycosyltransferase, whose product MPAYQASDSSFVSISDADRSPDLDYAVTVHHGVDADGLPFNPRRGEILGGAAARLHPIDFDEPFGLSIVESLICGTPVIAYPRGALPDIVDEGITGRLVRDIGQAVAAVHSIHTVDRAGCRSQARERFGADRMVAGYPAVYERLIGDSRR is encoded by the coding sequence TTGCCCGCCTATCAGGCGAGCGACTCGTCGTTCGTGTCCATCTCGGACGCCGACCGCAGCCCCGACCTCGACTATGCCGTGACGGTGCACCACGGTGTCGACGCCGACGGGCTCCCGTTCAACCCGCGTCGCGGCGAGATCCTCGGCGGCGCCGCAGCCCGGCTGCACCCGATCGACTTCGACGAGCCGTTCGGTCTGTCGATCGTGGAATCCCTGATCTGCGGTACGCCGGTCATCGCCTATCCGCGCGGCGCCCTGCCCGACATCGTCGACGAGGGCATCACCGGTCGCCTTGTACGCGACATCGGCCAAGCTGTGGCGGCCGTCCACTCGATTCACACGGTTGACCGGGCCGGCTGCCGTTCGCAGGCCCGCGAACGCTTCGGCGCCGACCGGATGGTCGCCGGCTACCCAGCTGTCTACGAGAGGCTCATCGGCGACAGCCGTCGCTGA
- a CDS encoding MFS transporter, producing the protein MSTTKADHTQVTQQPPVPPHRAWALLVLCVSLLIVTLDNTILNVALPTLVRDLHATSSQLQWVVDGYALVFGGLLLVAGSLADRYGRKRAVLLGLCLFAVASAWAAWSSSVHTLIAARASMGVGAALIMPATLSIITDMFREPAARQRAIGAWAATSGLGIAIGPIAAGLLLAHFWWGSVFLVNVPIAALGFACALLLVPDSRNPVPRRADPVGAALSIAGLGLLLWAIIEAPTDGWGSGRVLGAGLGGLVVLALFVVWENASSHPMLSLSFFRSRRFSVATSAAGLNTFALFGAMFVLTQFLQFTLGYSALAAGVRILPVASVLAVAAPASAQLVRLIGTKLVVAAGLTAVAGGLWQLSTATTNSSYGDVLPGMILLGLGAGLVMPATAESVMGSLPPGRTGVGAATNGTSLQVGGALGVAVVGSLLNTRYQDQISTALAPYHLPGDVTATVHGSIGGALEVAARLGGEAGHLLTAAARSAFMDGMHLGLLTAAGVAAAGILLTAIALPARPPEKQTPASTDQHTLASPAQAPEDHTED; encoded by the coding sequence ATGAGTACGACCAAGGCTGACCACACCCAGGTGACCCAGCAACCACCGGTTCCCCCGCACAGAGCATGGGCGCTGCTCGTTCTCTGCGTATCGCTGCTGATCGTCACCCTCGACAACACCATCCTCAACGTCGCGCTGCCGACCCTGGTCCGCGACCTGCACGCCACCTCGAGCCAGCTGCAATGGGTCGTCGACGGCTACGCCCTGGTCTTCGGCGGCCTGCTACTGGTCGCCGGCAGTCTCGCCGACCGCTACGGACGCAAGCGCGCGGTCCTGCTCGGCCTTTGCCTGTTCGCCGTCGCCTCCGCGTGGGCGGCGTGGTCGTCCAGCGTGCACACGCTGATCGCCGCCCGCGCGAGCATGGGCGTCGGCGCGGCCCTGATCATGCCGGCCACGCTTTCCATCATCACCGACATGTTCCGCGAACCGGCTGCCCGGCAACGCGCGATCGGCGCGTGGGCTGCCACCAGCGGACTCGGCATCGCGATCGGCCCGATCGCGGCCGGCCTGCTGCTGGCCCACTTCTGGTGGGGCTCGGTCTTCCTCGTCAACGTTCCCATCGCCGCCCTCGGTTTCGCCTGCGCGCTGCTGCTGGTCCCGGACTCGCGGAACCCGGTCCCGCGGCGTGCCGACCCGGTCGGCGCCGCCCTGTCGATCGCGGGCCTCGGCCTGCTGCTGTGGGCGATCATCGAGGCACCGACGGACGGCTGGGGGTCGGGCCGCGTCCTCGGCGCCGGGCTCGGCGGCCTCGTGGTGCTGGCCTTGTTCGTCGTCTGGGAGAACGCGAGCTCGCATCCGATGCTGAGCCTGAGCTTCTTCCGCAGCCGCCGCTTCTCAGTCGCCACCTCCGCCGCCGGGCTGAACACGTTCGCACTGTTCGGCGCGATGTTCGTGCTCACCCAGTTCCTGCAGTTCACCCTCGGCTACTCGGCGCTGGCCGCCGGCGTGCGAATCCTGCCGGTGGCGTCAGTGCTCGCCGTGGCCGCACCCGCTTCGGCCCAGCTGGTCCGTCTGATCGGCACCAAGCTCGTCGTGGCGGCCGGGCTCACTGCCGTCGCCGGCGGCCTGTGGCAGCTGTCCACCGCCACAACCAACTCGTCGTACGGGGACGTACTGCCCGGAATGATCCTGCTCGGGCTCGGCGCCGGACTCGTCATGCCCGCCACCGCCGAATCCGTGATGGGCTCCCTGCCACCCGGCCGCACCGGCGTGGGGGCTGCCACCAACGGCACCTCCCTGCAAGTGGGCGGCGCCCTCGGCGTCGCCGTCGTCGGCAGCCTCCTCAACACCCGCTACCAGGACCAGATCAGCACCGCGCTGGCCCCGTACCACTTGCCGGGCGACGTTACCGCCACGGTCCACGGCTCGATCGGCGGCGCTCTTGAGGTCGCAGCCCGGCTCGGCGGTGAGGCCGGCCACCTGCTCACCGCCGCGGCCCGATCCGCCTTCATGGACGGCATGCATCTCGGCCTGCTCACCGCGGCCGGTGTCGCCGCCGCCGGCATTCTGCTCACGGCGATCGCCCTGCCCGCCCGGCCGCCCGAGAAACAAACGCCGGCGTCGACCGACCAGCACACGCTCGCGTCGCCCGCCCAGGCGCCCGAAGACCACACAGAGGATTGA
- a CDS encoding alkene reductase: MTSLFDTVLLGGLRLPNRVVMAPMTRVRSDRDGLATASMATYYAQRAGAGLIISEGVQPSLVGQSNPLTPGLYTPAQVDSWRQVTSAVHAGEGRIFAQIMHAGRISHPDTTGHQPVAPSAVAAREVYVFTPTGPQLAPTPRALSTHEVADEAQSFAAAARRAVEAGFDGVELHGANGYLIGQFLSGNANLRTDRYGGTITGRIRFAVEAVAATVDAIGADRVGLRLSPGAGIGDAIDTDIAEMYGALLTELVRLSPAYVHLVGNDDEVLLGLRRAWPGTLIVNPSAANSPVPSARHDAQRWLAQGADLVSFGRAYLANPDLVERFRADLPLTEADPDTYYVGGDDGYLTYPTYGPGPIAPVSV, translated from the coding sequence ATGACTTCACTCTTCGACACCGTCTTGCTCGGCGGACTCCGCCTCCCCAACCGGGTCGTGATGGCTCCGATGACGCGCGTCCGATCCGACCGCGACGGCCTGGCGACCGCGTCGATGGCGACCTACTACGCCCAGCGGGCCGGCGCGGGCCTGATCATCAGCGAGGGTGTCCAACCCAGCCTGGTCGGGCAGTCCAACCCGCTGACGCCGGGGCTCTACACGCCTGCCCAGGTCGACTCGTGGCGGCAGGTGACCTCGGCCGTGCACGCCGGCGAAGGACGGATCTTCGCGCAGATCATGCACGCGGGACGGATCAGTCACCCGGACACGACCGGTCACCAACCAGTCGCGCCGTCCGCGGTCGCCGCACGCGAGGTCTACGTCTTCACCCCCACCGGACCGCAGCTCGCACCGACGCCGCGCGCGCTGTCGACCCACGAGGTGGCCGATGAAGCGCAGAGTTTCGCGGCAGCGGCGCGGCGCGCAGTGGAGGCCGGCTTCGACGGCGTGGAACTGCACGGCGCGAACGGATACCTGATCGGGCAGTTCCTCTCCGGCAACGCCAATCTGCGCACGGACCGCTACGGCGGGACCATCACCGGGCGTATCCGGTTCGCGGTGGAGGCGGTCGCGGCCACCGTCGATGCGATCGGCGCGGATCGCGTCGGCCTGCGATTGTCGCCGGGTGCGGGCATCGGGGACGCCATCGACACCGACATCGCCGAGATGTACGGGGCACTGCTCACCGAACTCGTCCGGCTCAGCCCGGCGTACGTGCACCTGGTGGGCAACGACGACGAGGTCCTGCTCGGACTGCGCCGCGCGTGGCCCGGCACGCTGATCGTCAACCCGTCGGCGGCGAACAGTCCCGTCCCGTCGGCCCGGCACGACGCCCAGCGCTGGCTGGCCCAAGGGGCGGACCTGGTCTCGTTCGGCCGCGCGTACCTCGCCAATCCCGACCTCGTGGAGCGATTCCGGGCAGATCTACCGCTGACGGAGGCCGATCCGGACACCTACTACGTCGGCGGCGACGACGGCTACCTCACTTACCCTACGTACGGCCCGGGCCCGATCGCCCCGGTGTCCGTCTGA
- a CDS encoding alpha/beta fold hydrolase yields MLDPLAPARTDGRVRIGRREVAYTMAGRGEPLLLVHGLGSTRQTWNGILDGLAVTHTVIAPDLPGHGESDPPAGDYSLGAFAVVLRNLLIALGQRSATLVGHSLGGGIALQFAYQFPERTERLALIGSGGLGQQLTPMLRAATLPGAKVVVAVLARFPESFTRGFLRGVTRAVPRFLARPDSGPVAEDLHRLIDPRQRRTFVRTARNVIDWRGQTVSATESLALLTDLPVLLAWGTDDRVIPRYHHRAVAEQLTVPQLLEIAGAGHYPHITAPGEVLAALAEFLVSTKAFHYTEERWRELLTSR; encoded by the coding sequence ATGCTGGATCCGCTCGCCCCGGCCCGCACCGACGGTCGCGTCCGCATCGGCCGCCGGGAGGTCGCCTACACCATGGCCGGTCGCGGCGAGCCGTTGTTGCTGGTGCACGGGCTCGGCAGCACCCGGCAGACGTGGAACGGCATCTTGGACGGGCTGGCCGTCACCCACACCGTCATCGCCCCCGACCTGCCCGGGCACGGCGAGTCGGACCCGCCGGCCGGCGACTACTCCCTGGGCGCCTTCGCGGTCGTCCTGCGGAACCTGCTGATCGCGCTGGGGCAGCGGTCGGCGACGTTGGTCGGCCACAGTCTCGGCGGGGGGATCGCCCTGCAGTTCGCCTACCAGTTCCCGGAGCGCACCGAGCGGCTCGCGCTGATCGGCAGCGGTGGGCTGGGGCAACAGCTGACGCCGATGCTGCGGGCCGCCACACTGCCGGGCGCGAAAGTCGTGGTGGCGGTGCTGGCGCGCTTCCCCGAGTCCTTCACCCGCGGCTTCCTGCGGGGCGTCACCCGGGCGGTGCCCCGGTTCCTGGCCCGGCCCGACTCCGGACCGGTGGCCGAGGACCTGCACCGGCTCATCGACCCCCGGCAACGGCGGACGTTCGTGCGTACCGCCCGCAACGTGATCGACTGGCGGGGTCAGACGGTCAGCGCCACCGAGAGCCTCGCGCTGCTGACCGACCTGCCCGTGCTGCTGGCCTGGGGCACCGACGACCGGGTGATCCCCCGCTACCATCACCGCGCCGTCGCGGAGCAGCTCACCGTGCCACAGCTGCTGGAGATCGCGGGGGCCGGCCACTACCCGCACATCACGGCGCCGGGCGAGGTCCTGGCGGCCCTGGCAGAGTTTCTGGTCTCGACGAAGGCGTTTCACTACACCGAGGAGCGGTGGCGTGAACTGCTGACGTCGCGGTAG
- a CDS encoding DUF6069 family protein, with protein MTAYGGDIRQGPERYTLDAARFWATSLATAVVAALVAVVGVLVARGLFDVPIMAPRGDGVWGDASTVTYAAGAAVSALLAAALMHLLTVAVAEPRRFFGWIMALLTVIAVVMPLTLAGRTSSQIATALINLAIGVTIATTVDSVARATRRPGGPEPYDGELTRSRPQRPARS; from the coding sequence ATGACAGCCTACGGTGGCGACATCCGCCAAGGGCCCGAGCGATACACACTGGACGCTGCACGATTCTGGGCCACCAGCCTCGCCACGGCGGTCGTGGCGGCGTTGGTCGCCGTCGTGGGCGTGCTCGTCGCCCGCGGCCTGTTCGATGTGCCGATCATGGCGCCCCGGGGTGACGGTGTCTGGGGCGACGCCAGCACGGTCACCTACGCGGCCGGCGCTGCGGTCTCCGCGCTGCTCGCGGCCGCACTGATGCACCTGCTCACGGTCGCCGTGGCCGAACCTCGGCGCTTCTTCGGCTGGATCATGGCCCTGCTGACGGTCATCGCGGTCGTCATGCCGCTGACCCTTGCCGGCCGGACCAGCTCGCAGATCGCCACCGCCCTGATCAACCTGGCGATCGGCGTCACCATCGCGACGACCGTGGACAGCGTGGCTCGGGCGACGCGACGACCGGGCGGCCCGGAACCGTACGACGGCGAGCTGACCAGATCCAGACCGCAGCGGCCGGCAAGGTCCTGA
- a CDS encoding nitroreductase/quinone reductase family protein produces MSSRRGATTPSAEVRPDRMGRLPRWWAAALSVHRNLDRCLSPLAVWAVRRSRGGVARPWRVDVLVLTTTGRRSGRPRSVVLQFWPDGEAMVVVAANGGSATHPAWYFNVVAEPRAQVEVCGRQLAVRAEPVTGERAADLWRRVVDRAPGYAAYARATSRSIPVLRLTPENGAASAEHPSDLSVLAVSAPGAGTAGEPSARGRPATATAVILALAFVGVTAVGGGAEMLFNPRGNSYLKAQWLDHVPLVSDWRVPGLVLGLGIGAGSLLAAWGVRCRPRRPGATWLERATGRHWSWAATGLAGIALLGWIALEVALIPDRSVLEVLYAVLAAALILSCAHPSFRRYLAAAPPTPRP; encoded by the coding sequence ATGTCCAGCCGGCGGGGAGCAACGACGCCTTCGGCCGAAGTGCGACCGGATCGCATGGGAAGATTGCCGCGGTGGTGGGCCGCCGCCCTGAGCGTGCACCGCAACCTGGATCGGTGTCTGTCTCCGCTGGCCGTGTGGGCGGTTCGACGCAGCCGGGGCGGGGTCGCCCGGCCATGGCGGGTCGATGTTTTGGTGCTGACGACCACCGGGCGCCGGTCGGGCCGCCCGCGCAGCGTGGTGCTGCAGTTCTGGCCGGACGGCGAGGCCATGGTGGTGGTCGCCGCCAACGGCGGGTCAGCCACGCATCCTGCCTGGTACTTCAATGTGGTGGCGGAACCGCGGGCTCAGGTCGAGGTATGCGGACGGCAACTGGCCGTTCGCGCCGAACCGGTCACCGGCGAGCGGGCCGCGGACCTGTGGCGGCGCGTCGTTGACCGGGCACCGGGGTACGCGGCGTATGCGCGGGCAACCAGCCGGTCGATCCCCGTCCTACGGCTGACGCCCGAAAACGGTGCTGCGAGCGCTGAACACCCTTCGGACCTGTCGGTCTTGGCGGTGTCTGCGCCGGGTGCCGGGACGGCAGGCGAACCGTCGGCTCGCGGGCGGCCGGCTACGGCGACCGCGGTGATCCTCGCGCTGGCGTTCGTCGGGGTGACCGCAGTCGGCGGCGGCGCCGAGATGCTGTTCAACCCGAGGGGAAACAGCTACCTGAAGGCGCAGTGGCTCGATCATGTGCCGTTGGTCTCCGACTGGCGGGTTCCGGGCTTGGTGCTGGGTCTCGGTATCGGTGCCGGGTCGCTGCTGGCCGCTTGGGGCGTCCGGTGTCGGCCGCGCCGGCCGGGCGCGACCTGGCTGGAACGCGCCACGGGCCGGCACTGGTCCTGGGCGGCGACCGGTCTCGCCGGGATTGCTCTGCTCGGGTGGATCGCGCTGGAGGTGGCACTGATCCCCGACCGGTCGGTGCTCGAGGTCCTCTACGCGGTGCTGGCCGCCGCGCTGATCCTGTCCTGCGCGCACCCGTCTTTCCGCCGTTACCTGGCGGCCGCCCCGCCCACGCCGCGCCCGTAA
- a CDS encoding arabinofuranosidase catalytic domain-containing protein, giving the protein MVDSRPRRYLVPPAALSLLLAVVAVPVAASAAIVGTATRIVGAQSGRCLDVPGSSATNGTQTQLNDCTSAGNQSWTHTTTKQLTVYGAKCLDASGRGTTNGTAVVIWDCNGQSNQQWNVNDDGTITGVQSGLCLDANGAGTANGTRIILWACNGQANQRWSQVTAPTGSGGTCDIYAAGGTPCVAAHSTVRALYGSYRGNLYQVRRSDNQTRNIGTLSSGAADAASQDAFCAGTTCVVTVVYDQSGRGNDLWYQGSPVVPGSPQSSPAVATTESLTVGGAKAYSLYIKPGNSYWRDGHLTGVPTGSAPEGMYMVTSGTHVNSGCCFDYGNSETTRKADAAGAMDAIYFGTSCWFGGCSGSGPWVQADLEWGLFPGGSSTWNPNQRAFTSKFVTATLKNNGTSRFAIKGSNAQSGSLFTLWDGSLPPGYSPMKKQGAIVLGSGGDCCKPDGGANQSAGTFYEGAMVTGYPSDATENAVQANIVAAGYR; this is encoded by the coding sequence ATGGTTGACTCCCGACCCCGCAGATACCTCGTACCGCCGGCCGCGCTGAGCCTCCTTCTCGCCGTCGTGGCCGTCCCGGTCGCCGCTTCGGCCGCCATCGTGGGGACCGCGACTCGCATCGTCGGCGCGCAGTCCGGCCGCTGCCTCGACGTGCCCGGCTCCAGCGCCACCAACGGCACGCAGACCCAGCTCAACGACTGCACCTCGGCCGGAAACCAGTCCTGGACCCACACCACGACGAAACAACTGACCGTGTACGGCGCCAAGTGCCTGGACGCCTCCGGACGCGGCACCACGAACGGGACGGCGGTCGTCATCTGGGACTGCAACGGCCAGTCCAACCAGCAGTGGAACGTCAACGACGACGGCACGATCACCGGGGTGCAGTCCGGGCTGTGCCTCGACGCCAACGGTGCGGGCACGGCCAACGGCACCCGGATCATCCTGTGGGCCTGCAACGGCCAGGCGAACCAGCGATGGTCCCAGGTCACCGCGCCGACCGGCAGCGGCGGAACCTGCGACATCTACGCCGCCGGCGGAACGCCGTGCGTGGCGGCCCACAGCACGGTACGGGCGCTGTACGGCTCCTATCGCGGCAACCTCTACCAGGTGCGGCGCTCCGACAACCAGACCCGCAACATCGGCACGCTCAGCAGCGGGGCGGCCGACGCCGCGAGCCAGGACGCGTTCTGCGCCGGCACGACCTGTGTGGTGACCGTCGTCTACGACCAGTCGGGCCGCGGCAACGACCTGTGGTACCAGGGGTCGCCGGTCGTGCCCGGTTCGCCGCAGAGTTCCCCCGCCGTCGCCACGACCGAATCGCTGACCGTCGGCGGCGCCAAGGCGTACTCGCTCTACATCAAACCGGGCAACAGTTACTGGCGCGACGGGCACCTGACCGGTGTCCCGACCGGCAGCGCACCCGAGGGCATGTACATGGTCACCAGCGGCACCCACGTCAACAGCGGCTGCTGCTTCGACTACGGCAACAGCGAGACCACCCGCAAGGCCGACGCCGCCGGGGCCATGGACGCGATCTACTTCGGCACCAGTTGCTGGTTCGGCGGCTGCTCCGGGTCCGGGCCGTGGGTGCAGGCCGACCTCGAATGGGGTCTGTTCCCCGGCGGCAGCAGCACCTGGAACCCCAACCAGCGCGCGTTCACCAGCAAGTTCGTCACCGCGACGCTGAAGAACAACGGCACCTCCCGGTTCGCCATCAAGGGCAGCAACGCCCAGAGCGGAAGTCTCTTCACGCTGTGGGACGGGTCGCTGCCGCCCGGATACAGCCCGATGAAGAAGCAGGGGGCGATCGTGCTCGGCAGCGGCGGCGACTGCTGCAAACCGGACGGCGGCGCCAACCAGAGCGCCGGCACCTTCTACGAGGGCGCGATGGTCACCGGTTACCCGTCCGACGCGACCGAGAACGCGGTACAGGCCAACATCGTCGCGGCCGGCTACCGATAG
- a CDS encoding RICIN domain-containing protein: MKPGSPLRTKVVRTLAAVLTGLGVLAAPSPARADDQSISVNFAATTATPTYRASGWIYGMTENGAAPPDNFFTDVKYQAMRAGGAQLAGGGWVGGGYDRRWNATRAQMLRTQALGGKFILLAHDLWGADGAAIARFPGDNGDWTDYDNFLTRVINDVKATGVPVQWDIWNEPNITLFWNRPASQYLDLWRRTYQRLRADMPGTLIVGPSCACVPSTGYAWWTQYLDYVKGNNVVPDIVSWHSLPGDPVTNVAAANTTLDSRGIAHPRPYQINEYGASNEQNPGDGAWYIARLERAGADGLRANWASGGNLHNDLGNLLTRTSAGQYQPTGEWWVYRFYAQQTGTAVAGTASAGYDSYATKTDGNAKVLIGGGRTTGTLTVNLQGLNSTAGVVTGNQVRIQVHRIPYNNGGAVAGPATVQDQVVPLNGNTATVAIANNAVNDAYTITVLPPTTSGSFQSIAVAQHSGLCLDNTDSRTTDGNQQQQFTCNGGAQQQWNFRPSAGVADTYTVVNQQSGKCLDVSGASTADGAAVIQWTCNSGAQNQQFTLRRVSYAGNDSHDHQLVARHSGKCVDVSTVSTAPRAPIHQWACNPTSQASPLNQTWRLPGR; the protein is encoded by the coding sequence ATGAAACCCGGATCCCCGCTCCGCACCAAAGTCGTCCGAACCCTGGCCGCTGTCCTGACCGGGCTGGGCGTCCTCGCCGCCCCGTCCCCGGCGCGCGCGGACGACCAGAGCATCAGCGTCAACTTCGCCGCCACCACCGCCACCCCCACCTACCGGGCGTCCGGCTGGATCTACGGCATGACCGAGAACGGCGCCGCGCCGCCGGACAACTTCTTCACCGACGTCAAATACCAGGCCATGCGGGCCGGCGGCGCGCAGCTGGCGGGCGGCGGCTGGGTCGGCGGCGGGTACGACCGCCGGTGGAACGCCACCCGCGCGCAGATGCTGCGGACCCAGGCCCTCGGCGGGAAGTTCATCCTGCTCGCCCACGATCTGTGGGGCGCCGACGGAGCCGCCATCGCCCGCTTCCCCGGCGACAACGGCGACTGGACCGACTACGACAACTTCCTCACCCGGGTGATCAACGATGTGAAGGCGACCGGTGTCCCGGTCCAGTGGGACATCTGGAACGAACCCAACATCACCCTGTTCTGGAACCGGCCCGCATCGCAGTACCTCGACCTGTGGCGGCGCACCTACCAGCGGCTGCGCGCCGACATGCCGGGCACCCTGATCGTCGGCCCGAGCTGCGCGTGCGTGCCGTCCACCGGCTACGCGTGGTGGACCCAGTACCTCGACTACGTCAAGGGCAACAACGTGGTGCCGGACATCGTCAGCTGGCACTCGCTGCCCGGCGACCCGGTCACCAACGTCGCCGCGGCCAACACCACCCTCGACTCCCGCGGCATCGCCCACCCCCGGCCTTACCAGATCAATGAGTACGGCGCCTCGAACGAGCAGAATCCCGGCGACGGCGCCTGGTACATCGCCCGGCTCGAACGGGCCGGCGCCGACGGGCTGCGCGCCAACTGGGCCAGCGGCGGCAACCTGCACAACGACCTGGGCAACCTGCTCACCCGCACCTCCGCCGGTCAGTACCAGCCAACGGGCGAGTGGTGGGTCTACCGCTTCTACGCCCAGCAGACCGGGACCGCCGTGGCCGGCACGGCGTCGGCCGGCTACGACTCCTACGCCACCAAGACCGACGGGAACGCCAAGGTCCTGATCGGCGGCGGCCGCACCACCGGCACGCTCACCGTCAACCTGCAAGGGCTGAACAGCACCGCCGGCGTCGTCACCGGCAACCAGGTCCGCATCCAGGTGCACCGCATCCCGTACAACAACGGCGGCGCGGTCGCCGGCCCGGCCACGGTCCAGGACCAGGTCGTCCCGCTCAACGGCAACACCGCCACCGTGGCCATCGCCAACAACGCCGTCAACGACGCGTACACGATCACGGTGCTGCCGCCCACCACCAGCGGGAGCTTCCAGAGCATCGCGGTGGCGCAACACAGCGGCCTCTGCCTCGACAACACCGACTCCCGCACCACCGACGGCAACCAGCAACAGCAGTTCACCTGCAACGGCGGCGCCCAGCAGCAGTGGAACTTCCGGCCGTCGGCCGGCGTCGCGGACACGTACACCGTCGTCAACCAGCAGAGCGGCAAGTGCCTGGACGTCAGCGGCGCATCCACCGCGGACGGCGCCGCCGTGATCCAGTGGACCTGCAACAGCGGCGCCCAGAATCAGCAGTTCACCCTGCGCCGGGTCAGCTACGCCGGCAACGACTCGCACGACCACCAGCTCGTCGCCCGGCACAGCGGCAAGTGCGTCGACGTCAGCACCGTCTCCACCGCCCCGCGCGCACCGATCCACCAATGGGCCTGCAACCCCACGAGCCAAGCGTCCCCGCTCAATCAGACCTGGCGCCTGCCCGGCCGATGA